In Sorghum bicolor cultivar BTx623 chromosome 10, Sorghum_bicolor_NCBIv3, whole genome shotgun sequence, one genomic interval encodes:
- the LOC110430986 gene encoding uncharacterized protein LOC110430986 — protein sequence MVTNIRLFHAKKMHTTSRVLPVPMTWLVFTLLLSSVAAAAETVKVITTPVFAQIPRFQSSKDFQVLVRVEAPPAAQQQRRVPIDLAVVLDVGTGPVRLDAVKKAVKFIIRQIHDDDRVAVVGPSSNSRLVTGFLSTRDARRDAENSVDELEPRGEFTSGAGAGLEEAIKILRELPATESRSSRARARFIILVTDAATTEASNRFSKLPREDLPPVHTLGLGAAYDPRALLYIASESQGTYSFVDDDDTDGITGAIAVCLSGLKDVVAVGTRVRVEAPLGITIERIDSGGYMTSPVTRDEKASGEVAVGVLYAGEVKSFIVHLSVPALPSTTTAMTSLDGGCDKQQLLTTSFIGHYTTSDEEDAAGAAPASPSPTVTQAILYVQRPPPEAMDGTLQRVPVPVVMNHIARFDLLEMVTTFVNKEIGRLTSSNTVEVAAKLRIQWEQFVQARQFWSGLDLGVLDVEVNRMVSILEEPAGRGRTRSGSSSTAYMLSWLSSYQMQRPTAMGSPGSVAAAFVTVNMQLMLQQATIVTTGAPLCVDGGCPACECRCEEERCVQPLPPPVLVPSGRGDDTFRVNPVYPQDVLFNAINQAMKHMYLALVQASNLTRCDAAAGLEVLPA from the exons ATGGTCACCAATATCcgcttgttccatgcaaagaaaATGCATACTACGTCGAGAGTACTGCCAGTTCCAATGACGTGGCTCGTTTTCACACTCCTGCTCTCATCAGTG GCCGCAGCCGCAGAGACGGTGAAAGTGATCACCACCCCCGTCTTCGCTCAGATCCCTCGATTTCAGTCAAGCAAAGACTTCCAGGTGCTGGTGCGCGTCGAGGCGCCACCGGCGGCGCAGCAGCAGAGGCGCGTCCCAATCGACCTCGCCGTGGTGCTCGACGTGGGCACCGGCCCGGTGAGGCTGGACGCAGTGAAGAAGGCCGTCAAGTTTATCATCAGGCAGATCCACGACGACGACCGTGTCGCCGTCGTTGGGCCGTCGTCCAACAGTCGGCTAGTCACCGGGTTTCTGAGCACTCGTGATGCTCGACGGGATGCCGAAAACTCCGTCGACGAGCTCGAGCCTCGTGGCGAGTTCACAtctggcgccggcgccggcttgGAGGAGGCCATCAAG ATCCTAAGGGAGCTACCGGCGACGGAGAGCCGGAGCAGCCGCGCCCGCGCGCGCTTCATCATCTTGGTGACGGACGCGGCGACGACGGAGGCCAGCAACAGATTCAGCAAGCTGCCGCGCGAGGACCTGCCCCCGGTGCACACGTTGGGCCTCGGCGCGGCGTACGACCCCAGGGCGCTGCTCTACATCGCCAGCGAATCCCAGGGCACCTACTccttcgtcgacgacgacgacacggACGGCATCACGGGCGCCATCGCCGTCTGCCTCAGCGGGCTCAAGGACGTGGTCGCCGTCGGCACGCGCGTCCGCGTCGAGGCGCCCCTCGGGATCACGATCGAGAGGATCGATTCGGGGGGATACATGACTAGCCCCGTCACCAGAGACGAGAAGGCGTCCGGCGAGGTCGCCGTCGGCGTCCTCTACGCCGGCGAGGTGAAGAGCTTCATCGTCCACCTCAGCGTGCCTGCTCTGCCTTCGACGACGACAGCGATGACCTCCCTCGACGGCGGCTGCGACAAGCAACAGCTGCTCACCACCAGCTTCATCGGACACTACACCACCAGCGACGAAGAAGATGCTGCGGGTGCGGCTCCAGCTTCTCCAAGTCCAACGGTGACCCAAGCAATCTTGTACGTGCAAAGGCCGCCGCCGGAAGCCATGGACGGCACGCTGCAGAGAGTCCCCGTCCCCGTGGTGATGAACCACATTGCACGGTTCGACTTGCTGGAAATGGTGACCACCTTCGTCAACAAGGAAATCGGGCGGCTTACTTCTTCCAACACGGTGGAAGTGGCGGCGAAGCTGCGCATCCAGTGGGAGCAGTTCGTGCAGGCGCGGCAGTTCTGGAGCGGCCTGGACCTGGGAGTCCTCGACGTCGAGGTCAACAGGATGGTGAGCATCCTAGAAGAACCAGCAGGAAGAGGACGAACCAGAAGCGGCTCGTCGTCGACGGCGTACATGCTGTCGTGGCTGTCGAGCTACCAGATGCAGCGGCCGACGGCCATGGGCTCTCCGGGCAGCGTCGCCGCCGCGTTCGTCACCGTGAACATGCAGCTCATGTTGCAGCAGGCGACGATCGTCACGACGGGTGCTCCACTATGCGTCGACGGCGGCTGCCCGGCGTGCGAGTGCAGGTGCGAGGAGGAGCGCTGCGTGCAGCCACTGCCGCCGCCGGTGCTCGTGCCGTCCGGGCGCGGCGACGACACCTTCCGCGTCAACCCCGTGTACCCGCAGGACGTATTGTTCAACGCCATTAACCAAGCAATGAAGCACATGTACCTG GCGTTGGTCCAGGCGAGCAATCTCACGCGATGCGACGCTGCTGCCGGCCTCGAGGTTCTGCCGGCATGA